One genomic region from Pseudoduganella lutea encodes:
- a CDS encoding DsbA family protein, which produces MSLAIAVTAHDHALGPAGAPVTLVEYGDFQCPYCGAAYEELKQVRADLGDTLRFVFRHMPLTALHPMAELAAEAAEAAAAQGRFWPMHDALYENQRQLSPALVSALATRLGLDMARFTADLRSRRHAEKVRQDIAGAERSGVQGTPAFFIDGRLYSGPYDAETLTAELRAIAAEGAA; this is translated from the coding sequence ATGAGCCTTGCCATCGCCGTCACCGCCCACGATCACGCACTCGGCCCTGCCGGCGCACCCGTCACGCTCGTCGAATACGGCGACTTCCAATGCCCTTACTGCGGCGCGGCGTACGAGGAACTGAAACAGGTCCGTGCCGATCTTGGCGATACGCTGCGCTTTGTTTTCCGCCACATGCCACTGACGGCGCTCCACCCGATGGCGGAACTGGCGGCCGAAGCGGCCGAAGCCGCCGCGGCACAGGGCAGGTTCTGGCCGATGCACGACGCGTTGTACGAGAACCAGCGCCAGCTCAGTCCCGCCCTGGTCAGCGCCCTGGCGACCCGCCTCGGCCTCGACATGGCGCGCTTCACGGCCGACCTGCGCAGCCGCCGCCATGCGGAGAAGGTGCGCCAGGATATCGCCGGCGCCGAACGCAGCGGCGTGCAGGGCACTCCGGCATTCTTCATCGACGGGCGGCTCTACAGCGGACCTTACGATGCGGAAACACTGACGGCGGAACTGCGGGCGATCGCGGCCGAGGGAGCGGCCTAG
- a CDS encoding DUF4394 domain-containing protein → MNRPQLSTLALATSIALTLAACGGGGSNHDTGTPMPTPTPGVPVVPGDVFALTASNKLISFNRETPGTVRTTATISGLQSGENVLGIDYRPADGKLYGVGSTGRLYTIDTESGVATQKSMLMADAADTTAPFTALAGTDFGVDFNPVADRLRIVSSTGQSLRINVDTGATTTDGAINGGAATTQVTASAYTNSFAGTGTTTLYALDTVTDTLYIQNPPNNGTLATPVALGVDAGSANGFDIDARTNMGYMIATVGGARNLYSVNLAATANPATLVGAVGGTEDIRGIALRPAMAPMVHGLTDDNRLVAFKVTTPNTIDATVTVSGLNAGETLLGIDVRPKDGMLYGITSAARIVTIDPATGAATAKATLMADAADTTAPYSAIAGTAFAVDFNPVADRLRVIGNMGQSLRINVDTGATTTDGAINRASGAAMVTAAAYNNSIAGTTTTILYDLDSTTDVLAMQTPPNDGTLVDVGRLGVDVAGDAGFDIAGGGNGLVLAALRTSATGPSTLYRVDLMSGVATPVNGAATPATSVIGNGVPGLRDIAILIK, encoded by the coding sequence ATGAACCGACCCCAGCTTTCCACGCTTGCCCTTGCCACCTCGATCGCGCTGACCCTGGCCGCTTGCGGCGGTGGCGGCAGCAATCACGACACCGGAACGCCGATGCCCACGCCCACGCCGGGTGTGCCGGTGGTGCCGGGCGACGTCTTCGCCCTGACCGCCAGCAACAAACTGATCTCCTTCAATCGCGAAACGCCGGGCACGGTGCGCACCACGGCCACGATCTCCGGCCTGCAGAGCGGCGAAAACGTGCTGGGCATCGATTACCGTCCGGCGGACGGCAAGCTGTATGGCGTGGGCTCCACCGGCCGGCTGTACACGATCGACACGGAAAGCGGCGTGGCCACGCAGAAGTCGATGCTGATGGCGGATGCCGCCGACACCACGGCACCGTTCACCGCGCTGGCCGGCACCGATTTCGGCGTGGACTTCAACCCGGTCGCCGACCGCCTGCGCATCGTCTCCAGCACGGGCCAGAGCCTGCGCATCAACGTCGATACCGGCGCCACCACCACCGATGGCGCCATCAATGGCGGCGCGGCCACCACGCAGGTCACCGCATCGGCCTACACGAATTCCTTCGCGGGCACCGGCACCACCACGCTGTATGCCCTCGATACCGTCACGGACACGCTGTACATCCAGAACCCGCCGAACAATGGCACGCTGGCCACACCTGTGGCACTGGGCGTGGATGCCGGCAGCGCCAACGGTTTCGACATCGATGCGCGCACGAACATGGGCTACATGATCGCGACCGTGGGCGGCGCCCGCAACCTGTACAGCGTCAACCTGGCGGCCACGGCGAACCCGGCCACGCTGGTGGGCGCGGTGGGCGGGACCGAAGACATCCGCGGCATCGCGCTGCGCCCGGCCATGGCGCCGATGGTGCATGGCCTGACCGACGACAACCGCCTGGTCGCCTTCAAGGTCACGACCCCGAACACGATCGATGCCACCGTGACGGTCTCGGGCCTGAACGCCGGCGAGACACTGCTGGGCATCGATGTGCGGCCGAAGGATGGCATGCTGTACGGCATCACCTCCGCCGCCCGCATCGTGACGATCGATCCAGCCACCGGCGCCGCCACTGCGAAAGCCACGCTGATGGCCGACGCGGCCGATACGACGGCGCCCTACTCGGCGATCGCCGGCACGGCCTTCGCCGTCGACTTCAACCCGGTGGCTGACCGCCTGCGCGTGATCGGCAACATGGGCCAGAGCCTGCGCATCAATGTGGACACCGGCGCAACGACGACCGACGGTGCCATCAACCGCGCCAGCGGCGCGGCCATGGTCACCGCTGCCGCGTACAACAACAGCATTGCGGGCACGACGACGACGATCCTGTATGACCTGGACAGCACCACCGACGTGCTGGCGATGCAGACGCCGCCGAACGACGGCACGCTGGTGGACGTGGGCCGGCTGGGCGTGGACGTGGCGGGCGATGCCGGGTTCGATATCGCCGGCGGCGGGAACGGTCTGGTATTGGCGGCACTGCGCACGTCCGCCACGGGGCCGAGCACGCTGTACCGTGTCGACCTGATGTCGGGCGTCGCGACGCCGGTCAATGGCGCAGCCACGCCGGCCACCTCCGTGATCGGCAATGGCGTGCCAGGCTTGCGCGACATCGCCATCCTGATCAAGTAA
- a CDS encoding anti-sigma factor, protein MSPIRDPHELAGEYVLGTLPAARRHEVEQALPDDPALRAAVEYWEQRLMPLTALAEPVEPSAALWARIERSIAPAAAPAPARNLPAKARWWDKVTLWRGMAAGGFAAAAIMAVVVGVRMQAPATPDYMVVLATPQNAAPGWVIRATGPQTIRLEPLVKTAVPAQRALQLWTKADGWKGPVSLGLVTPGRAVDVRLDKLPPLQPNQLFEITLEPEQGSPIGRPTGPILYIGRAVKVM, encoded by the coding sequence ATGAGCCCGATCCGCGATCCCCACGAGCTGGCCGGCGAATACGTGCTGGGCACGCTCCCCGCCGCACGGCGCCATGAAGTCGAACAGGCGCTGCCGGATGATCCGGCACTGCGCGCCGCCGTCGAATACTGGGAACAAAGGCTGATGCCGCTGACGGCGCTTGCCGAGCCGGTCGAGCCTTCCGCCGCGCTGTGGGCGCGTATCGAGCGCAGTATTGCCCCCGCAGCGGCCCCGGCCCCCGCGCGGAACTTGCCGGCCAAGGCCCGCTGGTGGGACAAGGTCACGCTGTGGCGCGGCATGGCCGCGGGCGGCTTCGCGGCTGCCGCCATCATGGCGGTGGTGGTGGGCGTGCGGATGCAGGCGCCGGCGACGCCGGACTATATGGTGGTGCTGGCCACGCCGCAGAATGCCGCGCCGGGATGGGTGATCCGCGCCACCGGGCCGCAGACGATCCGCCTCGAACCGCTGGTGAAGACAGCCGTGCCGGCGCAGCGCGCGCTGCAGCTGTGGACCAAGGCCGATGGCTGGAAAGGCCCGGTCTCGCTGGGCCTCGTCACGCCGGGCCGGGCGGTCGACGTGCGGCTCGACAAGCTGCCGCCGTTGCAGCCGAACCAGCTGTTCGAGATCACGCTGGAACCGGAACAGGGTTCGCCGATCGGGCGCCCGACGGGCCCGATCCTCTACATCGGCCGCGCCGTCAAGGTCATGTAA
- a CDS encoding sigma-70 family RNA polymerase sigma factor: MPIAPDQFDYEAALHACARGDRQALRSLYDHEAPRLLGVALRIVRERQAAEDVVHDAFVSIWTKAGTFEAGRGTGRGWVYSIVRYQALDAIRAGTREVLVDDEEALDAIDTGAAVQIADAFELRQDLGRLEHCLTQLDAAKRNSILYAYVDGCSHSEIAERLKSPLGTVKAWIKRGMSALRECMV; this comes from the coding sequence GTGCCCATCGCACCCGACCAATTCGACTACGAAGCCGCACTGCACGCCTGTGCGCGCGGCGACCGGCAGGCGCTGCGCAGCCTGTACGACCATGAAGCGCCGCGGCTGCTGGGCGTGGCGCTGCGCATCGTGCGCGAACGGCAGGCTGCGGAAGACGTGGTGCACGATGCCTTCGTCAGCATCTGGACGAAAGCCGGCACGTTCGAAGCCGGGCGTGGCACCGGCCGCGGTTGGGTCTACAGCATCGTGCGGTACCAGGCGCTCGATGCGATCCGCGCCGGCACGCGCGAAGTGCTCGTCGATGACGAGGAAGCGCTGGACGCCATCGATACCGGAGCTGCCGTGCAGATCGCCGACGCCTTTGAACTGCGCCAGGACCTCGGCCGCCTGGAACATTGCCTTACCCAGCTCGATGCCGCGAAGCGCAACAGCATCCTGTATGCCTACGTGGACGGCTGCTCGCACAGCGAGATCGCCGAACGCCTCAAGTCGCCGCTGGGTACCGTCAAGGCCTGGATCAAGCGCGGCATGAGCGCGCTGCGGGAGTGCATGGTATGA
- a CDS encoding PEP-CTERM sorting domain-containing protein, with amino-acid sequence MHKFKKIVVAAAMTIAAASAAAAPITVGGVTWDPDYPLDFASSSVQLHQFVAPDGSVSGFGIVSTMNGYSQDQFCPGCELTIVYGGYNLVGSAGNTNLFTGGFINIYRNDGPSTINPSDPLTMNAGNTGIGELWLSLTGHTYNGTTLLGTLNALNPPNGSGLGQLDVAGGVAGAYFDTNQQVDGADVAFSSSFTQPYPGTTGIEHIVGTGNLFGQTAVPVPEPGSLALVGLGLAGLATLRRRKG; translated from the coding sequence ATGCACAAGTTCAAAAAAATAGTCGTGGCCGCTGCCATGACGATCGCGGCGGCCAGTGCCGCGGCGGCGCCGATCACCGTCGGTGGCGTAACGTGGGATCCGGACTATCCGCTGGACTTCGCTTCATCCTCGGTCCAGCTGCATCAGTTCGTGGCACCGGACGGCAGCGTGAGCGGCTTCGGAATCGTGTCGACGATGAACGGCTATTCGCAAGACCAGTTCTGTCCAGGGTGCGAACTGACTATCGTGTACGGCGGCTACAACCTGGTCGGTTCGGCTGGCAATACCAACCTGTTCACCGGCGGTTTTATCAACATCTACCGCAATGACGGCCCTTCGACGATCAATCCCAGCGATCCGCTGACGATGAACGCGGGCAATACCGGCATCGGTGAACTCTGGCTCAGTCTCACCGGCCATACCTACAATGGCACGACACTGCTCGGTACCCTCAATGCGCTGAATCCGCCCAATGGCAGCGGCCTGGGCCAGCTCGATGTCGCCGGCGGCGTGGCCGGGGCCTACTTCGACACGAACCAGCAAGTCGACGGAGCGGACGTGGCATTCTCGTCGAGTTTCACGCAACCGTATCCGGGCACCACCGGCATCGAGCATATCGTCGGCACTGGCAACCTGTTCGGCCAGACCGCGGTGCCGGTGCCTGAACCGGGCTCGCTGGCCCTGGTCGGCCTGGGCCTGGCGGGACTGGCAACACTGCGCCGCCGCAAGGGGTAA
- a CDS encoding enoyl-CoA hydratase has translation MAIEVTKADGILTLAFNRIERKNAITSSMYQTLADTINAAQDDTEVRAILLAGQPEVFTAGNDLEDFMKTTRANDGVAFGDRPVFQFMRALSGSAKPVVAAVSGLAIGIGTTLLMHCDLVYAADSAKFSVPFTQLGLCPEFGSSLLMPMAGGHARAAEKLMLGEPFTAQEAYDMGIVSKVLPAADVLDHARAQAAKLVALPAASIRTTKRLMTASRKAQLEAIIAEESKLFFEMLQGAEAKEAFTAFFEKRKPDFTKFA, from the coding sequence ATGGCAATCGAAGTCACCAAGGCAGACGGCATCCTCACGCTGGCATTCAACCGCATCGAGCGCAAGAACGCGATCACGTCGAGCATGTATCAAACGCTGGCCGATACGATCAACGCGGCCCAGGACGATACCGAAGTGCGCGCCATCCTCCTGGCCGGCCAGCCGGAAGTGTTCACGGCCGGGAACGACCTGGAAGACTTCATGAAGACCACGCGCGCCAACGATGGCGTGGCGTTCGGCGACCGCCCCGTGTTCCAGTTCATGCGCGCGCTGTCCGGTTCGGCCAAGCCGGTCGTCGCGGCCGTGAGCGGCCTGGCGATCGGCATCGGCACCACCTTGCTGATGCACTGCGACCTCGTGTACGCCGCCGACAGCGCGAAATTCTCCGTGCCGTTCACGCAGCTGGGCCTGTGCCCGGAATTCGGCTCGTCGCTGCTGATGCCGATGGCCGGTGGCCACGCGCGCGCCGCCGAGAAGCTGATGCTGGGCGAACCGTTCACCGCGCAGGAAGCCTATGACATGGGCATCGTGTCGAAGGTGCTGCCTGCCGCCGACGTGCTGGATCACGCCCGCGCGCAAGCGGCCAAGCTGGTGGCGCTGCCCGCCGCATCGATCCGCACGACGAAGCGGCTGATGACCGCGTCGCGCAAGGCGCAGCTGGAAGCGATCATCGCCGAGGAGAGCAAGTTGTTCTTCGAGATGCTGCAGGGTGCGGAAGCAAAGGAAGCCTTCACGGCCTTCTTTGAAAAGCGCAAGCCGGACTTCACGAAGTTCGCCTGA
- a CDS encoding acetyl-CoA C-acyltransferase, which translates to MSKQLQDAYIVAATRTPIGKAPRGVFNKTRPDDLLVHAIRGAMAAVPNLDPALIIDAIIGCSFPEAEQGFNVARNAVVLAGLPNTVGGVTVNRYCASGITALAMAADRIRVGEADVMIAGGVESMSMVPMMGHHPSINMDTFKDENVGLAYGMGLTAENVAKQWKISREDQDAFGLESHRRAIAAQQAGLFKDEITPVEAITRTPDLKTGEIKVGKRLVENDEGPRADASMESMGKLKPVFAAKGSVTAATSSQMSDGAGALIVVSERILREHNLTPLAKFSSFAVRGVPPEIMGIGPKVAIPAALAAAGITQDQLDWIELNEAFAAQALAVIRDLNLDTSKVNPMGGAIALGHPLGATGAIRAATVVHALRRNNLKYGMVTMCVGAGMGAAGIIERV; encoded by the coding sequence ATGAGCAAACAACTGCAAGACGCATACATCGTCGCCGCGACCCGCACCCCGATCGGCAAGGCGCCGCGCGGCGTGTTCAACAAGACCCGCCCGGACGACCTGCTGGTGCACGCGATCCGCGGCGCCATGGCCGCCGTGCCGAACCTGGACCCGGCCCTGATCATCGACGCGATCATCGGCTGCTCGTTCCCGGAAGCGGAGCAGGGCTTCAACGTGGCCCGTAACGCCGTGGTGCTGGCCGGCCTGCCGAACACCGTGGGCGGCGTGACCGTCAACCGCTACTGCGCATCGGGCATCACCGCGCTGGCGATGGCGGCCGACCGTATCCGCGTCGGCGAAGCCGACGTGATGATCGCCGGCGGCGTGGAATCGATGTCGATGGTGCCGATGATGGGCCATCACCCGTCCATCAACATGGACACGTTCAAGGATGAAAACGTGGGCCTGGCCTACGGCATGGGCCTGACCGCCGAGAACGTGGCCAAGCAGTGGAAGATCTCCCGCGAAGACCAGGATGCGTTCGGCCTGGAATCGCACCGCCGCGCCATCGCCGCCCAGCAGGCCGGCCTGTTCAAGGACGAGATCACGCCGGTGGAAGCCATCACCCGCACGCCGGACCTGAAGACCGGCGAGATCAAGGTGGGCAAGCGCCTGGTCGAGAACGACGAAGGCCCGCGTGCCGACGCATCGATGGAATCGATGGGCAAGCTCAAGCCGGTGTTCGCCGCCAAGGGCTCCGTGACGGCGGCCACGTCGTCGCAGATGTCCGACGGCGCCGGCGCGCTGATCGTCGTCTCCGAAAGGATCCTGCGCGAGCACAACCTCACGCCGCTGGCCAAGTTCTCGTCGTTCGCCGTGCGCGGCGTGCCGCCGGAAATCATGGGCATCGGCCCGAAGGTGGCGATTCCCGCCGCGCTGGCCGCTGCCGGCATCACGCAGGACCAGCTGGACTGGATCGAACTGAATGAAGCGTTCGCGGCGCAAGCGCTGGCCGTGATCCGCGACCTGAATCTTGATACGAGCAAGGTAAATCCGATGGGTGGCGCGATCGCGCTGGGCCATCCGCTCGGCGCAACCGGTGCTATCCGCGCCGCGACCGTCGTGCACGCCCTGCGCCGCAACAACCTGAAGTACGGCATGGTCACGATGTGCGTGGGTGCCGGCATGGGTGCGGCGGGCATCATCGAGCGCGTGTAA
- a CDS encoding 3-hydroxyacyl-CoA dehydrogenase/enoyl-CoA hydratase family protein produces MTNFSVKKVAVLGAGVMGAQIAAHCVNAKVQVVLFDLPGKEGTPKNGIVLRAIDNLKKLSPAPLGDKEDASLIQVANYEDNLDQLADCDLIIEAIAERLDWKHDLYKKVAPHIGANAIFASNTSGLPIEQLAQGFDADLKARFCGVHFFNPPRYMHLVELIPTEATRPEILDQLETFLTSALGKGVVRAKDTPNFIANRVGIFGMLATIHEAEKFGLSVDVVDDLTGAKLGRAKSGTFRTADVVGLDTMGHVIKTMQDNLKDDPFFSVYKTPDILAKLIEKGALGQKTGGGFYKKVGKDIQRLDFATGEYVAGGGKAADIIARILKEKDPVKKFKALRESTNPQGQFLWAIFRDAFHYIAYHLDTIADNARDVDFAMRWGFGWKVGPFETWQAAGWKQIAEWVKQDIEEGKALTDAPLPAWVFDEKVAEKGVHTPEGSYSAKSNSYVPRSNLAVYERQAFRAPVLGSGDIDPSKAGTTVFEDNDVRLWHSGDDVLVISLKTKMHVIGQGVIDGLKRGLAEAEKNFKGLVIWGTDAAEGGAFSAGADLQSALPAFMAGGPKALDPLIRDLQNTFMAMKYSNVPVVAAVAGLALGGGCEMALHASRRVASIESYIGLVEVGVGLIPAGGGLKEAAVRAAKEAKGNDILQFLKTGFMNAATANVSKSALEAKAMGYLKEDDIIVFNPYELLHVAKVTARSMFDSGYRAPLQRPVTVTGRYGWATIRGQLVNMRDGGFISAHDYKLGDMIAEIVSGGDIDQGSVVSEQWLLDMERKAFLELLNNPKSQERIMGMLQTGKPVRN; encoded by the coding sequence ATGACGAACTTCAGTGTGAAAAAAGTCGCCGTGCTGGGCGCCGGCGTGATGGGCGCGCAAATCGCCGCCCACTGCGTGAACGCCAAGGTGCAGGTCGTGCTGTTCGATTTGCCTGGAAAAGAAGGCACGCCGAAAAACGGCATCGTGCTGCGCGCCATCGACAACCTGAAAAAGCTGTCGCCGGCACCGCTGGGCGACAAGGAAGACGCGTCGCTGATCCAGGTCGCGAACTATGAGGACAACCTGGACCAGCTGGCCGACTGCGACCTGATCATCGAAGCGATCGCCGAGCGCCTGGACTGGAAGCACGACCTGTACAAGAAGGTGGCCCCGCACATCGGCGCCAACGCGATCTTCGCATCGAACACGTCCGGCCTGCCGATCGAGCAGCTGGCGCAAGGCTTCGACGCGGACCTGAAGGCACGCTTCTGCGGCGTGCACTTCTTCAACCCGCCGCGCTACATGCACCTGGTGGAACTGATCCCGACCGAGGCGACCCGCCCGGAGATCCTGGACCAGCTGGAAACCTTCCTCACGTCCGCGCTGGGCAAGGGCGTGGTGCGCGCAAAGGATACGCCGAACTTCATCGCCAACCGCGTGGGCATCTTCGGCATGCTGGCCACGATCCATGAAGCCGAGAAGTTCGGCCTGTCCGTGGACGTCGTCGACGACCTGACCGGCGCGAAGCTGGGCCGCGCCAAGTCCGGCACGTTCCGCACCGCCGACGTGGTGGGCCTGGACACGATGGGCCACGTCATCAAGACGATGCAGGACAACCTGAAGGACGATCCGTTCTTCAGCGTGTACAAGACGCCGGACATCCTGGCCAAGCTGATCGAGAAGGGCGCGCTGGGCCAGAAGACGGGCGGCGGCTTCTACAAGAAGGTGGGCAAGGACATCCAGCGCCTGGACTTCGCCACCGGCGAATACGTGGCCGGCGGCGGCAAGGCTGCCGACATCATCGCCCGCATCCTGAAGGAAAAGGACCCGGTCAAGAAATTCAAGGCGCTGCGCGAATCGACCAACCCGCAAGGCCAGTTCCTGTGGGCGATCTTCCGCGACGCCTTCCACTACATCGCCTATCACCTGGACACGATCGCCGACAACGCGCGCGATGTGGACTTTGCCATGCGCTGGGGCTTCGGCTGGAAAGTGGGCCCGTTCGAAACGTGGCAGGCCGCCGGCTGGAAGCAGATCGCCGAATGGGTGAAGCAGGACATCGAAGAAGGCAAGGCGCTGACCGACGCACCGCTGCCGGCGTGGGTCTTCGACGAAAAAGTGGCCGAGAAGGGCGTGCACACGCCGGAAGGCTCGTACTCCGCCAAGTCGAACAGCTACGTGCCGCGTTCGAACCTGGCCGTCTATGAGCGCCAGGCATTCCGCGCACCGGTACTGGGCTCGGGCGACATCGACCCGTCGAAAGCCGGCACCACCGTGTTCGAAGACAACGACGTGCGCCTGTGGCATTCCGGCGACGACGTGCTGGTGATCTCGCTGAAGACCAAGATGCACGTGATCGGCCAGGGCGTCATCGACGGCCTGAAGCGCGGTCTGGCGGAAGCCGAGAAGAACTTCAAGGGCCTGGTAATCTGGGGCACGGATGCGGCCGAAGGCGGCGCGTTCTCCGCCGGCGCCGACCTGCAATCGGCCCTGCCTGCCTTCATGGCCGGCGGCCCGAAGGCGCTCGACCCGCTGATCCGCGACCTGCAGAACACCTTCATGGCCATGAAGTACTCGAACGTGCCGGTGGTGGCCGCTGTTGCGGGCCTGGCGCTGGGCGGGGGCTGCGAAATGGCGCTGCACGCATCGCGCCGCGTGGCATCGATCGAATCGTACATCGGCCTGGTCGAAGTGGGCGTGGGCCTGATCCCGGCCGGCGGCGGCCTGAAGGAAGCGGCCGTACGCGCCGCCAAGGAAGCCAAGGGCAACGACATCCTGCAATTCCTGAAGACGGGCTTCATGAACGCGGCCACCGCGAACGTGTCGAAATCCGCGCTGGAAGCCAAGGCGATGGGTTACCTGAAGGAAGACGACATCATCGTCTTCAACCCGTATGAACTGCTGCACGTGGCGAAGGTCACCGCGCGCTCGATGTTCGATTCCGGCTACCGCGCACCGCTGCAGCGTCCGGTCACGGTCACCGGCCGCTACGGCTGGGCCACGATCCGCGGCCAGCTGGTCAACATGCGCGACGGCGGCTTCATCTCCGCGCACGACTACAAGCTGGGCGACATGATCGCCGAGATCGTGTCCGGCGGCGATATCGACCAGGGCAGCGTGGTGTCCGAGCAGTGGCTGCTCGACATGGAGCGCAAGGCCTTCCTCGAACTGCTGAACAACCCGAAATCGCAGGAGCGGATCATGGGCATGCTGCAAACCGGCAAACCGGTTCGTAACTAA
- a CDS encoding acyl-CoA dehydrogenase C-terminal domain-containing protein codes for MGQYVAPIRDMQFVLHEFLKVEEQLKELPAHAETDADIINAVLEEGAKFTSEVLFPLNHSGDREGCHHDAQAKTVTTPKGYKEAYKQYVEGGWAALACDPEYGGQGLPVVLNNSFYEMLNSSNQAWTMYPGLSHGAYECLKEHGTDEQKATYLPKLVSGEWTGTMCLTEPHCGTDLGLLRTKALPNDDGSWTITGNKIFISAGEHDMSENILHLVLARVPDAPEGSKGISLFLVPKFLPDGNGGIGERNPIFCGAIEEKMGIHGNSTCQMNLDGAKGWIIGQPNKGLNAMFVFMNAARLGVGMQSLGLTEVAYQNALVYAKDRLQMRSLSGVKAADKPADPIIVHPDVRRMLLTAKAFAEGARALTSYVALQIDRELNHPDEEVRKEAADEVALLTPIVKAFITDNGWIATSEAMQVFGGHGYIAEWGMEQYVRDARINMIYEGTNTIQSLDLLGRKILMDNGSKLRKFGEKIRAFVEDNGTDEAMSEFVTPLGDLGEKVTKLTMEIGMKAFQNQDEVGAAAVPYLRVAGHLVFSYFFAQMAKIALEKQDSDDKFYKAKLATARFYFGRLYPETAMLIRQARSGASNLMALDADLF; via the coding sequence ATGGGTCAATACGTCGCGCCAATCCGGGATATGCAATTCGTTCTGCATGAGTTCCTGAAGGTGGAAGAGCAGCTCAAGGAACTGCCGGCCCACGCCGAGACCGATGCCGACATCATCAACGCGGTGCTGGAAGAAGGCGCGAAGTTCACGTCCGAAGTGCTGTTCCCGCTGAACCATTCCGGCGACCGCGAAGGCTGCCACCACGACGCACAGGCGAAAACCGTCACCACGCCGAAGGGCTACAAGGAAGCGTACAAGCAGTACGTGGAGGGTGGCTGGGCCGCGCTGGCATGCGATCCGGAATACGGCGGCCAGGGCCTGCCGGTGGTGCTGAACAATTCGTTCTACGAGATGCTGAACTCGTCGAACCAGGCATGGACGATGTACCCGGGCCTGTCGCACGGCGCCTACGAGTGCCTGAAGGAACACGGCACCGACGAGCAGAAGGCAACGTACCTGCCGAAACTGGTCTCGGGCGAATGGACCGGCACCATGTGCCTGACCGAACCGCACTGCGGCACCGACCTGGGCCTGCTGCGCACGAAGGCGCTGCCGAACGACGACGGTTCCTGGACCATCACCGGCAACAAGATCTTCATCTCGGCCGGCGAGCATGACATGTCCGAGAACATCCTGCACCTGGTGCTGGCCCGCGTGCCGGACGCACCGGAAGGCTCGAAAGGCATCTCGCTGTTCCTCGTCCCGAAATTCCTGCCGGACGGTAATGGCGGCATCGGCGAACGCAACCCGATCTTCTGCGGCGCCATCGAAGAAAAGATGGGCATCCACGGCAACTCCACCTGCCAGATGAACCTGGACGGCGCGAAAGGCTGGATCATCGGCCAGCCGAACAAGGGCCTGAACGCCATGTTCGTGTTCATGAACGCGGCCCGCCTGGGCGTGGGCATGCAGTCGCTGGGCCTGACCGAAGTGGCGTACCAGAACGCGCTGGTCTATGCAAAAGACCGCCTGCAGATGCGCTCCCTGTCGGGCGTGAAGGCGGCCGACAAGCCGGCCGACCCGATCATCGTGCATCCGGACGTGCGCCGCATGCTGCTGACGGCGAAAGCATTCGCCGAAGGCGCCCGCGCACTGACCAGCTATGTCGCGCTGCAGATCGACCGCGAACTGAACCACCCGGACGAGGAAGTGCGCAAGGAAGCCGCCGATGAAGTGGCCCTGCTGACCCCGATCGTGAAAGCCTTCATCACCGACAACGGCTGGATCGCCACCTCCGAAGCGATGCAGGTGTTCGGCGGCCACGGCTACATCGCCGAATGGGGCATGGAGCAGTACGTGCGCGACGCACGCATCAACATGATCTACGAAGGCACGAACACGATCCAGTCGCTCGACCTGCTGGGCCGCAAGATCCTGATGGACAACGGTTCGAAGCTGCGCAAGTTCGGCGAGAAGATCCGCGCGTTCGTCGAAGACAACGGCACCGATGAAGCGATGTCCGAATTCGTCACGCCGCTGGGCGACCTGGGCGAGAAAGTCACGAAGCTGACGATGGAAATCGGCATGAAGGCCTTCCAGAACCAGGATGAAGTGGGCGCCGCCGCCGTGCCTTACCTGCGCGTTGCCGGCCACCTGGTGTTCTCCTACTTCTTCGCGCAGATGGCCAAGATCGCGCTGGAAAAGCAGGATTCGGACGACAAGTTCTACAAGGCCAAGCTGGCGACCGCACGCTTCTACTTCGGCCGCCTGTACCCGGAAACCGCCATGCTGATCCGCCAGGCACGCTCGGGCGCATCGAACCTGATGGCGCTGGACGCCGACCTGTTCTAA